A genomic region of Podarcis raffonei isolate rPodRaf1 chromosome 13, rPodRaf1.pri, whole genome shotgun sequence contains the following coding sequences:
- the NBR1 gene encoding next to BRCA1 gene 1 protein: MDPQVNLSVTFQGDTQSFLVSDSSNTTWADVEAMVKVSFELNDIQIKYLDEDQDEVSVNTAEEYEEALKIAVKQGNRLQMNVYQISAPLGMPSQQAPEKAERTQSPRDGRKPLAHYSMLARTLAQDRDTGRENERRQSEQHPREAPPEWFTSYLERFREQVVQETVEMLEQKLSEKLLLSGQLPSSLSSATPHAPASPSVQGNPFDWLLSCSNCQASIVGIRYQCSVCPSYSICESCETGTYAHDPNHVLLKLRKPVLCISETYNLGQFAPRFATLEQARLQKQMDKRFLKAEKQRLRAEKKQRKAEVRELKKQLKLHRKIHLWNSVHALENAGLTAAKSESLQPNTLLPLQGCPVIVPTLSAAFVDENLPDGTRLHPRTTFIKHWRMRNTGNMEWSSDTKLKFMWGNLTLVSSDKKDVLVPSLLPGQEGVVSVEFVAPPMEGTYTSHWRLSHRGEQFGPRIWCSIVVDPSCNTDCPENSKLVSSFFQKGSSHCKKEERPSKFKGQALQTADGATTGGVAGRAAPPKLKSILSAREFYIPSVDLLTAQDLLSFELLDINIVQELEQVPHNTPGDAQAGKGKAENPANSEEGEEDMSGTQFVCETVIRSLTLDAAPDHRPPQRKESLQSSLQALQDNAHCSPTKDPVRIENVPSPTLQEPESKNQGIEVAQEPEFEELLLQDGAELSDGETEDDAKDEVCSQASSTSSEDYIIILPECFDTSRPLGESMYSSALSQPSLEKVAEASASPAGENQPSAHSINDMLTTSQTLDEVPLTPQILEPQPARSLAPPQNNTSQETSVPIGEDASWWVPDQTREVVQGADVPEPPSAGSVNSTPTCPEFSRHTHGNSLAGDLVKGALSVAASAYKALFAGPPTVEQALPVATEEQMNPFLANLSEMGFCDRHLNLRLLRKHNCDISQVVTELLQLSHSDWYENQY, from the exons GTGTCTGTCAATACCGCAG AGGAATACGAAGAAGCTCTTAAG ATTGCAGTGAAACAAGGCAATCGGCTACAGATGAATGTTTATCAAATAAGCGCTCCTCTGGGCATGCCTTCACAGCAAGCCCCCGAGAAGGCTGAGAGAACCCAGAGTCCCAGAGATGGGAGGAAGCCCCTTGCCCACTATTCCATGCTCGCTCGGACCTTGGCTCAGGACAGAGAtactggaagagagaatgagaGGAGACAG AGTGAGCAGCATCCCAGAGAGGCCCCTCCTGAGTGGTTCACCAGCTATTTGGAAAGG TTCCGGGAGCAAGTGGTTCAAGAGACTGTTGAAATGCTTGAACAGAAGCTGAGCGAGAAACTCCTCCTTTCTGGCCAGCTCCCCAGCTCCTTGAGCAGCGCCACGCCCCACGCCCCTGCGAGCCCCTCTGTGCAAGGAAACCCCTTTGACTGGCTTCTCTCCTGCAGTAACTGTCAGGCCTCTATCGTGGGTATTCGCTACCAGTGCAG TGTGTGCCCATCCTATAGCATCTGTGAATCGTGTGAAACGGGGACATATGCCCACGACCCTAACCATGTACTTTTGAAGCTGAGGAAGCCAGTATTGTGTATCTCAGAGACGTATAATCTTGGGCAGTTCGCTCCTCGCTTTGCCACTCTGGAACAAGCCAG GCTTCAGAAACAGATGGACAAGCGCTTTCTGAAGGCGGAGAAGCAGCGCTTGCGAGCAGAGAAGAAGCAGCGCAAAGCTGAGGTGCGGGAACTCAAGAAGCAGCTGAAGCTGCACCGGAAGATCCATCTGTGGAACTCTGTCCATGCTCTGGAAAATGCTGGCTTGACGGCTGCCAAATCAGAGAGCCTGCAGCCCAATACACTTCT TCCCCTCCAGGGCTGTCCAGTCATTGTCCCAACGCTTAGCGCTGCCTTTGTGGATGAGAATCTTCCTGACGGAACTCGCCTGCACCCAAGGACGACCTTCATCAAGCATTGGCGCATGAGGAACACTGGCAACATGGAGTGGAGCTCTGACACTAAG CTGAAATTCATGTGGGGGAACTTAACTCTGGTGTCCTCGGACAAGAAGGATGTCCTTGTGCCCTCCCTGCTGCCTGGGCAAGAGGGGGTTGTCTCTGTGGAGTTTGTAGCTCCTCCAATGGAAGGAACCTACACGTCTCATTGGCGGTTATCGCACAGAGGGGAGCAGTTTGGGCCCCGGATCTGGTGCAGCATTGTTGTAGACCCCTCCTGCAACACAGACTGCCCAGAGAATAGCAAACTGGTGTCCAGTTTCTTCCAGAAGGGCAGTTCCCATTGTAAGAAAGAG GAAAGACCCTCAAAGTTCAAGGGGCAAGCTCTGCAAACTGCTGATGGTGCCACGACGGGAGGTGTGGCTGGCCGAGCTGCTCCACCAAAGCTCAAGAGCATCCTCAGCGCTAGAGAGTTCTACATCCCGTCAGTCGACCTGCTCACAGCTCAG gACCTGCTCTCCTTTGAACTGTTGGACATTAACATAGTGCAGGAACTGGAGCAGGTTCCACACAACACTCCTGGAG ATGCCCAGGCAGGAAAAGGGAAGGCTGAGAATCCGGCTAActccgaggaaggagaggaagacaTGAGTGGGACCCAGTTTGTTTGTGAAACAGTAATTCGTTCTCTCACCTTGGATGCTGCGCCTGACCACAGGCCCCCACAGAGGAAGGAATCGTTGCAGA GTTCTCTGCAAGCACTGCAGGACAATGCCCACTGCAGCCCAACCAAGGACCCTGTTAGGATAGAGAATGTTCCTTCTCCAACACTACAGGAACCAGAGTCCAAGAATCAAGGCATAGAGGTGGCCCAAGAACCTGAGTTTG AGGAACTCCTGCTGCAAGACGGGGCGGAATTGAGTGATGGAGAGACAGAGGATGATGCCAAGGATGAAGTCTGTAGCCAAGCATCCTCTACCTCCTCTGAGGATTACATCATCATCCTCCCAGAGTGTTTTGACACCAGCCGCCCTCTAGGCGAGTCCATGTACAGTTCTGCACTCTCTCAGCCTAGCTTGGAAAAAGTGGCCGAGGCCTCGGCAAGCCCTGCGGGAGAGAACCAACCCTCAGCTCACAGTATCAACGACATGCTAACCACCTCGCAGACCCTGGACGAGGTGCCTCTGACCCCTCAGATCCTGGAACCACAGCCTGCAAG ATCTCTGGCCCCTCCCCAAAACAACACCTCCCAAGAAACAAGTGTTCCCATTGGAGAAGACGCCTCTTGGTGGGTTCCAGACCAAACCAGAGAAG TGGTCCAAGGAGCAGATGTTCCTGAACCTCCGTCTGCAGGGAGTGTAAATAGCACACCAACATGTCCAGAATTCTCCAG GCACACCCATGGGAACAGCCTCGCTGGTGACCTCGTGAAAGGGGCCTTGTCAGTGGCTGCCTCTGCTTACAAGGCACTGTTTGCTGGACCGCCCACCGTGGAGCAG GCTCTTCCTGTGGCCACAGAGGAGCAAATGAACCCCTTCCTAGCCAACCTGAGCGAGATGGGCTTCTGCGACCGGCACCTTAACCTCAGGCTGCTACGGAAACACAACTGTGATATTTCCCAAGTTGTCACTGAGTTGCTGCAACTGAGTCACAGCGATTGGTACGAAAACCAGTATTGA